The Microbacterium sp. zg-Y1090 sequence GTCGCAGCGCGTCGACGTCGAGGTGATCCCATTCGACTACCGCTCCGCCCTGTGGGGCCGGTACGACGTCGCGCACCTGCACTGGCCGGAGTTGATGATGGGCGGACACCGCTGGATCGGCCGCGCGGCTCGGCGCACCCTGACAGCGGCGGTCATCGTGCGCTGGCGGCTGACCCGCACGCCGGTCGTTCGCACGATGCACAACCTCGAGCGGCCGACGAACATCGACCGCATCGACAACTGGCTGCTCGACCGGATCGACGCGCTGACCGCTCTGGACATCCGGCTGAACGAGCGCACGCCGCAGCGCAGCGCCGTGCCGGGCACGGTGATCCCGCACGGCCACTACCGCGACTGGTTCGGTCCCCTTCGCGCCGGCGCCGAGACCGAGCCGGTGTCGGGACGCATCGTCTACGCCGGCCTCGTCCGTCGCTACAAAGGAGTCGAAGACCTCGTCGCCGCGTTCACCGGCTGGGATGATCCGTCGGTGTCGCTGCACATCGCCGGCAAGCCCTCGACCGCCGATCTGGCGGAGGGACTGCGCGCGTCGGCGCAGGGCGATGCGCGCGTGAGCTTCGACCTGCGCTTTCTCGAGGAGCCCGAGCTGGTGCAGACCATCACATCGGCCGAACTCGTGGTGCTGCCGTACCGCCACATGCACAACAGCGGCACCGCGCTGGCGGCCCTGTCCCTGGGGCGGCCGGTGCTGGTGCCCGACAACGATGTGAACCGCGACCTGGCGAGGGAAGTCGGCCCCGGATGGGTGCACCTCTTCTCGGGCGCGCTCACCACCGACGTGCTGGCGCAGACGCTGCGGGCCGCGCAGCAGCAGCGCGGCCGGCCCGACCTGTCGGCGCGCGAATGGCCCGAGAGCGCCCGCGCCCACGTCGAGGCCTTCCACCGCGCTCACCGCGCGCATCGCGGCGAGCGGCAGGAGCTCGCCGTTGGCTGAGTTCCCGGCGCCGTCGGGCGCACCCGCTCGCGTCGCATCGCCGCAGGAGTCGGCCCTGCCGGGAAGTTCCGCCGCCCTCGAGATCGTCACCGTCTGCACCGGCAACATCTGCCGCTCCCCGCTCGCGGAATTGCTGTTGCGTCGGCGCCTCGGCGATCTCGGCGTCGCGGTGCACAGCGTCGGCACCCGTGGGCTCGTCGGCACGCCGTTGACCGAGCAGACCCGCAAGCTGGCAGTCGCCCGCGGCGTGCCTGCCGCGCAGGCCGCCGCCCACCGGGGGCGGTGGCTCGAACAGCATCACCTCGTCACCCCCCAGCTCGTTCTGGCGATGGCGCGCGAGCACCGACGGGCGGTGGTGGAGCTGGTGCCCGCCCGCCTGCGCTCCACGTTCACGGTGCGCGAGTTCGCCCGGCTGGCCGCAACGCTCCGCGACGCCGAGCTGACCGCGGCCGTCGAGGCGACGGGACCGGATGCCGCGGCGCGCCTGCGCGCCGTCGTCGCTCTGGTAGCGGGGCAGCGTGGCGTCGCTCACCCCCCGGCCGAGCCGTCGGACGACGATGTCGTCGACCCTTACCGGCGCTCGTGGCGCACCTATCAACGATCCGTGGCGCAGTTGGAACCCGCGCTCGACGAGGTGGTGCGGGTGGTGCGGGTGGCTGTGCCGCGGCACGCCCCGGTCGCGGACTGACGCAACCCGTCGCCATCTTCTCCGCAGAAGCTCTGCGTCGCCTGCGGCGCGTTCCGCCATGCCGGCGTCGTCGGCATCTGGCACAATCGGAGCCATACAGAGCGGCTTGACCGCTCCGCCATCACTGGGGGGTCACATGGCGCATAACGCTTCACCACGCGCGGTGGTCATCGACGATGACCCCGACGTGCGACATCTGCTCGTGGAGATCCTCACCAGCGCGGGATTCGTCGTCACCGCCACAGACAACGGGGCAGACGGCGTGGCCGCGGTGACCGCCTACGACCCCGCCATCACCACCGTCGACGTCGACATGCCCGGCATCGACGGATTCGAGGCGATTCGCCGCATCCGCGCCGCAGGCAGTGACACCTACGTCCTTCTCGTCACCGCGCTCTCGGATGAGGCCGACGCCGTCATGGGCTTCGGCGTCGGCGCCGACGATGTGGTCGTGAAGCCGTTCCGCGCGCGCGAGCTGCGCGCGCGGCTGCTGGCGATGCTGCGCCGCCCGCGGGGCTTCAACGCGGAGTCCGGAGCGGTCGGCCGGCCGCTCGTGCCGCGGATCCCCGGCACCCCCGAGGGACCGCCCGACGTGGTGCGCCTCGACGGGCTGCTGCTGGACCGCGAGACCCGCACCGTCGTCGTCGACGGCGCAGACGTGTCGCTCACGCGGTCGGAGTTCGAGATCCTCGCGACCATCCTCGAGTCGGGGCGGCGTGTGCGCAGCAAGGCCGACCTCGTGCTCACCCTGCACGACGAGACCTACCTCGACCCGGCCCGGGTCAGCGATGCCGACGTGCGCGCGATCGAAGCGCACATGACCAACCTGCGCCGCAAGCTCGGCGACAGCGCCCAGGACCCGCGATTCATCGAGACGGTGCGCGGGGCGGGATACCGGGCAGTGTCCGGTCCCGACTACAGCGACGACGACCTCGACGACTGATCGCCGTGCCTGGCTACGCTGACGACAGGGCGCGGGAGTTGCCGTCCGACGCGCCATCTCGGCGCCATGACGCCCCCCATCGGTGGATCAGCTCGCGCACACGGTCGATCTGGCATTGGCAGCTCGCCGTCGCCGTCGCCGTCTCCGCGATCACGGTGACGGTCGCCTTGCTGTCGCCCGAGACCTTCACGAGACCGACCTTCAACGCCGGGGTCACGCTCACGATCGCCGTCAGCGCGGCCGCCCTCGCCGTGCCCTGGCACCGGCTGAGCAAGCCGGCAGTGGCACTTCTCCCTGCCATCGACATCATCACCATCGGGCTCATGGCGCACCAGGGGTCCGAGCTGCTGACGCTGCTCTGGGTGTTCCCCGTCACCTGGCTCGCCACGCACTACACGCTGCCGTGGCTCATCGCC is a genomic window containing:
- a CDS encoding low molecular weight phosphatase family protein is translated as MAEFPAPSGAPARVASPQESALPGSSAALEIVTVCTGNICRSPLAELLLRRRLGDLGVAVHSVGTRGLVGTPLTEQTRKLAVARGVPAAQAAAHRGRWLEQHHLVTPQLVLAMAREHRRAVVELVPARLRSTFTVREFARLAATLRDAELTAAVEATGPDAAARLRAVVALVAGQRGVAHPPAEPSDDDVVDPYRRSWRTYQRSVAQLEPALDEVVRVVRVAVPRHAPVAD
- a CDS encoding response regulator transcription factor, with protein sequence MAHNASPRAVVIDDDPDVRHLLVEILTSAGFVVTATDNGADGVAAVTAYDPAITTVDVDMPGIDGFEAIRRIRAAGSDTYVLLVTALSDEADAVMGFGVGADDVVVKPFRARELRARLLAMLRRPRGFNAESGAVGRPLVPRIPGTPEGPPDVVRLDGLLLDRETRTVVVDGADVSLTRSEFEILATILESGRRVRSKADLVLTLHDETYLDPARVSDADVRAIEAHMTNLRRKLGDSAQDPRFIETVRGAGYRAVSGPDYSDDDLDD